From the Theobroma cacao cultivar B97-61/B2 chromosome 2, Criollo_cocoa_genome_V2, whole genome shotgun sequence genome, one window contains:
- the LOC18608169 gene encoding uncharacterized protein LOC18608169 isoform X1 codes for MALWLGGKWRATALSLHAPSSRRRSFRSDAALEAITRAAEEKVPNVVLYNYPSFSGAFSALFAHLFHSRLSLPCLILPFSSVEPLRVEDFYVEGLDKCYLLDFVGLKGFASKLSQQSMCEVIAFDHRKSALPQINCSEDLRVTFNVNLEKSSSIAAYEYFSNKLANMMSFDVKATNLLNSEDRDRVETVLKYIEDADLHRWSITEIKAFRIGLGEWRSKLNCITNPYMYKQLLEISSADVVAKGNLYISSRQIAANKLLDKSFKVRLGRGFYGECLGVRADGNSDLSDEIGKQLSLKSATAGLRPIGAVIYMQRNNLKMCLRSTDSATDTSEVAKAYGGGGCPSSSSFIIRMDEYNQWRSVNM; via the exons ATGGCTCTCTGGCTCGGTGGAAAATGGAGGGCAACTGCACTTTCATTGCATGCTCCAAGTTCACGGCGTCGAAGCTTTCGATCAGACGCGGCGCTAGAAGCAATAACGAGAGCAGCTGAAGAGAAAGTCCCAAATGTGGTGCTATATAACTACCCTTCATTTTCTGGCGCATTCTCCGCTCTCTTCGCTCACCTCTTCCACTCCCGTCTTAGTCTCCCTTGCCTCATCTTGCCTTTCTCCTCCGTTGAACCCCTCAG GGTCGAAGATTTTTATGTTGAAGGACTAGACAAGTGTTATCTTCTCGACTTTGTCGGTCTGAAAGGGTTTGCCTCAAAGCTTTCACAACAATCAATGTGTGA AGTAATAGCATTTGATCATCGAAAATCGGCACTTCCTCAAATTAACTGTTCCGAAGATCTGAGAGTCACGTTTAATGTCAATCTTGAGAAGAGTAGCTCCATTGCTGCATATGAGTATTTTTCTAATAAGCTTGCAAATATGATGTCTTTTGAT GTGAAGGCTACCAATTTGTTGAACTCAGAAGATCGAGATCGTGTGGAAACAGTTCTAAAGTATATCGAAGACGCAGATCTTCACAGATGGAGCATAACGGAAATTAAAGCTTTTAGAATTGGACTTGGTGAATGGCGTTCCAAGTTGAATTGCATCACTAATCCATACATGTATAAACAG TTACTGGAGATCAGTTCTGCTGATGTGGTTGCCAAGGGAAATCTGTATATTTCCTCTCGCCAGATTGCTGCAAACAAGTTGCTGGATAAGTCGTTTAAAGTTCGCTTGGGCAGAGGATTCTATGGAGAGTGCCTG GGAGTTAGAGCAGATGGCAACTCTGATTTAAGTGATGAAATTGGCAAGCAACTAAGTCTAAAAAGTGCCACAGCTGGACTAAG GCCCATAGGAGCTGTTATATACATGCAACGGAATAATCTTAAGATGTGCCTAAGAAGCACTGATTCTGCAACTGATACATCTGAAGTTGCAAAG GCATATGGCGGAGGTGGCTGCCCAAGTTCCAGCTCCTTTATAATAAGAATGGATGAGTATAATCAGTGGCGGTCTGTAAACATGTGA
- the LOC18608169 gene encoding uncharacterized protein LOC18608169 isoform X2 — protein sequence MALWLGGKWRATALSLHAPSSRRRSFRSDAALEAITRAAEEKVPNVVLYNYPSFSGAFSALFAHLFHSRLSLPCLILPFSSVEPLRVEDFYVEGLDKCYLLDFVGLKGFASKLSQQSMCEVIAFDHRKSALPQINCSEDLRVTFNVNLEKSSSIAAYEYFSNKLANMMSFDATNLLNSEDRDRVETVLKYIEDADLHRWSITEIKAFRIGLGEWRSKLNCITNPYMYKQLLEISSADVVAKGNLYISSRQIAANKLLDKSFKVRLGRGFYGECLGVRADGNSDLSDEIGKQLSLKSATAGLRPIGAVIYMQRNNLKMCLRSTDSATDTSEVAKAYGGGGCPSSSSFIIRMDEYNQWRSVNM from the exons ATGGCTCTCTGGCTCGGTGGAAAATGGAGGGCAACTGCACTTTCATTGCATGCTCCAAGTTCACGGCGTCGAAGCTTTCGATCAGACGCGGCGCTAGAAGCAATAACGAGAGCAGCTGAAGAGAAAGTCCCAAATGTGGTGCTATATAACTACCCTTCATTTTCTGGCGCATTCTCCGCTCTCTTCGCTCACCTCTTCCACTCCCGTCTTAGTCTCCCTTGCCTCATCTTGCCTTTCTCCTCCGTTGAACCCCTCAG GGTCGAAGATTTTTATGTTGAAGGACTAGACAAGTGTTATCTTCTCGACTTTGTCGGTCTGAAAGGGTTTGCCTCAAAGCTTTCACAACAATCAATGTGTGA AGTAATAGCATTTGATCATCGAAAATCGGCACTTCCTCAAATTAACTGTTCCGAAGATCTGAGAGTCACGTTTAATGTCAATCTTGAGAAGAGTAGCTCCATTGCTGCATATGAGTATTTTTCTAATAAGCTTGCAAATATGATGTCTTTTGAT GCTACCAATTTGTTGAACTCAGAAGATCGAGATCGTGTGGAAACAGTTCTAAAGTATATCGAAGACGCAGATCTTCACAGATGGAGCATAACGGAAATTAAAGCTTTTAGAATTGGACTTGGTGAATGGCGTTCCAAGTTGAATTGCATCACTAATCCATACATGTATAAACAG TTACTGGAGATCAGTTCTGCTGATGTGGTTGCCAAGGGAAATCTGTATATTTCCTCTCGCCAGATTGCTGCAAACAAGTTGCTGGATAAGTCGTTTAAAGTTCGCTTGGGCAGAGGATTCTATGGAGAGTGCCTG GGAGTTAGAGCAGATGGCAACTCTGATTTAAGTGATGAAATTGGCAAGCAACTAAGTCTAAAAAGTGCCACAGCTGGACTAAG GCCCATAGGAGCTGTTATATACATGCAACGGAATAATCTTAAGATGTGCCTAAGAAGCACTGATTCTGCAACTGATACATCTGAAGTTGCAAAG GCATATGGCGGAGGTGGCTGCCCAAGTTCCAGCTCCTTTATAATAAGAATGGATGAGTATAATCAGTGGCGGTCTGTAAACATGTGA
- the LOC18608169 gene encoding uncharacterized protein LOC18608169 isoform X3 gives MALWLGGKWRATALSLHAPSSRRRSFRSDAALEAITRAAEEKVPNVVLYNYPSFSGAFSALFAHLFHSRLSLPCLILPFSSVEPLRVEDFYVEGLDKCYLLDFVGLKGFASKLSQQSMCEVIAFDHRKSALPQINCSEDLRVTFNVNLEKSSSIAAYEYFSNKLANMMSFDVKATNLLNSEDRDRVETVLKYIEDADLHRWSITEIKAFRIGLGEWRSKLNCITNPYMYKQLLEISSADVVAKGNLYISSRQIAANKLLDKSFKVRLGRGFYGECLGVRADGNSDLSDEIGKQLSLKSATAGLRYMH, from the exons ATGGCTCTCTGGCTCGGTGGAAAATGGAGGGCAACTGCACTTTCATTGCATGCTCCAAGTTCACGGCGTCGAAGCTTTCGATCAGACGCGGCGCTAGAAGCAATAACGAGAGCAGCTGAAGAGAAAGTCCCAAATGTGGTGCTATATAACTACCCTTCATTTTCTGGCGCATTCTCCGCTCTCTTCGCTCACCTCTTCCACTCCCGTCTTAGTCTCCCTTGCCTCATCTTGCCTTTCTCCTCCGTTGAACCCCTCAG GGTCGAAGATTTTTATGTTGAAGGACTAGACAAGTGTTATCTTCTCGACTTTGTCGGTCTGAAAGGGTTTGCCTCAAAGCTTTCACAACAATCAATGTGTGA AGTAATAGCATTTGATCATCGAAAATCGGCACTTCCTCAAATTAACTGTTCCGAAGATCTGAGAGTCACGTTTAATGTCAATCTTGAGAAGAGTAGCTCCATTGCTGCATATGAGTATTTTTCTAATAAGCTTGCAAATATGATGTCTTTTGAT GTGAAGGCTACCAATTTGTTGAACTCAGAAGATCGAGATCGTGTGGAAACAGTTCTAAAGTATATCGAAGACGCAGATCTTCACAGATGGAGCATAACGGAAATTAAAGCTTTTAGAATTGGACTTGGTGAATGGCGTTCCAAGTTGAATTGCATCACTAATCCATACATGTATAAACAG TTACTGGAGATCAGTTCTGCTGATGTGGTTGCCAAGGGAAATCTGTATATTTCCTCTCGCCAGATTGCTGCAAACAAGTTGCTGGATAAGTCGTTTAAAGTTCGCTTGGGCAGAGGATTCTATGGAGAGTGCCTG GGAGTTAGAGCAGATGGCAACTCTGATTTAAGTGATGAAATTGGCAAGCAACTAAGTCTAAAAAGTGCCACAGCTGGACTAAG GTATATGCATTGA
- the LOC18608169 gene encoding uncharacterized protein LOC18608169 isoform X4, which translates to MALWLGGKWRATALSLHAPSSRRRSFRSDAALEAITRAAEEKVPNVVLYNYPSFSGAFSALFAHLFHSRLSLPCLILPFSSVEPLRVEDFYVEGLDKCYLLDFVGLKGFASKLSQQSMCEVIAFDHRKSALPQINCSEDLRVTFNVNLEKSSSIAAYEYFSNKLANMMSFDVKATNLLNSEDRDRVETVLKYIEDADLHRWSITEIKAFRIGLGEWRSKLNCITNPYMYKQLLEISSADVVAKGNLYISSRQIAANKLLDKSFKVRLGRGFYGECLGVRADGNSDLSDEIGKQLSLKSATAGLSL; encoded by the exons ATGGCTCTCTGGCTCGGTGGAAAATGGAGGGCAACTGCACTTTCATTGCATGCTCCAAGTTCACGGCGTCGAAGCTTTCGATCAGACGCGGCGCTAGAAGCAATAACGAGAGCAGCTGAAGAGAAAGTCCCAAATGTGGTGCTATATAACTACCCTTCATTTTCTGGCGCATTCTCCGCTCTCTTCGCTCACCTCTTCCACTCCCGTCTTAGTCTCCCTTGCCTCATCTTGCCTTTCTCCTCCGTTGAACCCCTCAG GGTCGAAGATTTTTATGTTGAAGGACTAGACAAGTGTTATCTTCTCGACTTTGTCGGTCTGAAAGGGTTTGCCTCAAAGCTTTCACAACAATCAATGTGTGA AGTAATAGCATTTGATCATCGAAAATCGGCACTTCCTCAAATTAACTGTTCCGAAGATCTGAGAGTCACGTTTAATGTCAATCTTGAGAAGAGTAGCTCCATTGCTGCATATGAGTATTTTTCTAATAAGCTTGCAAATATGATGTCTTTTGAT GTGAAGGCTACCAATTTGTTGAACTCAGAAGATCGAGATCGTGTGGAAACAGTTCTAAAGTATATCGAAGACGCAGATCTTCACAGATGGAGCATAACGGAAATTAAAGCTTTTAGAATTGGACTTGGTGAATGGCGTTCCAAGTTGAATTGCATCACTAATCCATACATGTATAAACAG TTACTGGAGATCAGTTCTGCTGATGTGGTTGCCAAGGGAAATCTGTATATTTCCTCTCGCCAGATTGCTGCAAACAAGTTGCTGGATAAGTCGTTTAAAGTTCGCTTGGGCAGAGGATTCTATGGAGAGTGCCTG GGAGTTAGAGCAGATGGCAACTCTGATTTAAGTGATGAAATTGGCAAGCAACTAAGTCTAAAAAGTGCCACAGCTGGACTAAG TCTTTAG
- the LOC108660958 gene encoding uncharacterized protein LOC108660958 — protein MVRTFFPASQVRYGVYTAAEFYEEEVGAGLTGDKQDVEFGNSAATDQIHWQLMKMGDKFGIGQPGLSFPKCSVCKQKGISSRPYFVASRFLCYALEDRDFSLSLWGSIYVLMIFCGK, from the exons ATGGTTAGAACTTTCTTCCCGGCCTCCCAGGTCCGCTACGGTGTTTATACTGCTGCTGAATTCTATGAAGAG GAGGTTGGGGCTGGCTTAACTGGAGACAAACAG GATGTAGAATTTGGCAACAGTGCTGCAACAGATCAGATCCATTGGCAATTGATGAAGATGGGAGACAAATTTGGGATTGGGCAACCAGGCTTGAGTTTTCCTAAGTGCAGTGT ATGCAAACAGAAAGGCATTAGCTCTAGGCCTTACTTTGTTGCAAGCAGATTTTTATGCTATGCACTAGAGGATAGGGATTTTTCCTTGTCTTTGTGGGGCAGCATCTATGTCTTAATGATATTTTGTggaaaatga
- the LOC18608170 gene encoding MADS-box transcription factor 23 — protein sequence MGRGKIVIRRIDNSTSRQVTFSKRRNGLLKKARELSILCDAEVGLIIFSSTSKLYDYASTSMKSVIERYNKLKEEHHQLMNPASEVKFWQREAASLRQQLQYLQDYHRKLMGEELSGLSVKDLQNLENQLEMSLKGVRMKKDQILTDEIKELNHKGHLIHQENLELYKKVDLIRQENTELQKKVYETREANEASRSSHPNYTLNSGYDLHAPVCLQLSQPQPPKNDTPTKSMKLGLQLH from the exons atgGGTAGAGGAAAGATTGTGATCCGAAGGATTGACAATTCAACAAGCAGGCAAGTGACTTTCTCAAAGAGAAGGAATGGATTGTTGAAGAAGGCTAGGGAGTTATCGATCCTTTGCGACGCTGAAGTCGGATTGATTATCTTTTCCAGCACCAGCAAGCTCTATGATTATGCCAGCACTAG CATGAAATCTGTTATTGAACGCTACAACAAGCTAAAAGAAGAACATCATCAATTGATGAATCCTGCTTCAGAAGTCAAG TTTTGGCAGAGGGAGGCAGCAAGCTTGAGGCAACAACTACAATACTTGCAAGACTACCACAG GAAATTGATGGGAGAAGAACTATCCGGTTTAAGTGTCAAAGATCTACAGAACCTGGAAAACCAacttgaaatgagtttgaaaggTGTCCGCATGAAAAAG GACCAAATTCTAACAGACGAAATCAAAGAGCTAAACCACAAG GGACACCTCATTCATCAGGAGAATCTAGAACTGTATAAGAAGGTAGACCTCATCCGCCAAGAAAATACTGAACTTCAAAAGAAG GTTTATGAAACAAGGGAAGCAAATGAAGCTAGCAGAAGCTCACACCCAAATTATACTTTGAACAGTGGATATGATTTGCACGCACCTGTTTGTCTCCAGTTAAGCCAGCCCCAACCTCCTAAGAATGATACACCAACAAAATCAATGAAGTTGGG ATTACAGCTGCATTAG